A genomic window from Brevinematales bacterium includes:
- a CDS encoding DUF4384 domain-containing protein: MIKRTFLFAAFLLVCGVVFAGNTVPEETIIKNLIANPDDNAVIETNGYIYVKAKYEMGESESIDNAKKGAMAKAIEIILGMKNQKAQHYTDIFKKMKAGENQSSTLIFNSQNCVSLGVITEQKLLAVIENNLAAREYSVVMKAAYMPIEGSGEPLYFLDASINKSFFVENEAIRISVKVQQAGYLYIFSVAEDGMVYPVYPHSYMKSGQNKIEANQELVLPTKEDKSKGVNYIAMLPAGQTVSCEYLKAIVTDKPNLFIGVKTYEDMMNWLARLKREEFEYVDLGYMIQKGK; the protein is encoded by the coding sequence ATGATAAAGAGGACGTTTTTATTCGCGGCATTTCTTCTGGTATGCGGAGTAGTATTCGCGGGAAACACCGTACCCGAGGAGACGATTATTAAAAATCTGATCGCGAACCCGGACGATAACGCTGTTATCGAGACGAACGGGTATATCTATGTCAAGGCGAAGTATGAGATGGGCGAAAGCGAAAGTATTGATAACGCGAAAAAGGGCGCGATGGCGAAGGCGATCGAAATCATTCTCGGGATGAAGAACCAGAAAGCCCAGCATTATACGGACATCTTTAAGAAGATGAAAGCCGGGGAGAATCAGTCGTCCACGCTGATCTTTAACTCGCAGAACTGCGTGTCCCTCGGGGTAATCACCGAGCAGAAACTGCTCGCGGTAATCGAGAATAATCTTGCGGCGCGGGAATACTCGGTTGTTATGAAGGCGGCGTATATGCCGATCGAGGGAAGCGGCGAACCGCTCTATTTCCTCGATGCATCGATTAATAAGAGCTTTTTCGTCGAGAACGAGGCAATCCGTATCAGCGTCAAGGTACAGCAGGCCGGGTATTTATATATATTCTCAGTGGCGGAGGACGGGATGGTCTACCCGGTGTATCCGCACAGTTATATGAAATCCGGGCAGAATAAGATCGAGGCGAATCAGGAACTCGTGCTCCCGACAAAGGAAGATAAGTCGAAAGGGGTGAATTATATCGCGATGCTTCCCGCCGGGCAGACGGTTTCCTGCGAATATCTTAAAGCTATTGTCACGGATAAGCCCAACCTATTCATAGGTGTAAAAACCTACGAGGATATGATGAATTGGCTCGCGCGCCTCAAGCGTGAAGAGTTCGAATATGTCGATTTAGGTTATATGATACAAAAAGGTAAATAA
- a CDS encoding PQQ-binding-like beta-propeller repeat protein, producing MMNRIILPILEIWFLTVSAVMFSKEITEPLWVFDTESKKGIASAPVPWFGRVYFGAENGVVYCIDAKKGNKVWEFLTGKSIGGSPYLNGSLLVIGSKDRYVYCLTIDYGEVRWKFHASGEVIGTPCGREDEVYISSTDGMLYCLGMNDGALKWKAKTDGAYDGGPALSGDNVVVGDVKGKVYCYDRKNGKLKWTYQAGQSIVASPTADANHVLVGGLDNRLYCLEADSGGLVWMRQLESMAVTSPALSGGKVYVYSGGRLSCYDAYDGHTYWDALTFYNPSSAPVVVKDTVYLTTGFEILGIRGGKLAWKFEYPGNSFYSTPAYYEGYVFAGTAEGKVFCVKGW from the coding sequence ATGATGAATAGAATAATTTTACCTATTTTGGAAATCTGGTTTCTAACCGTTTCCGCTGTAATGTTCTCAAAAGAGATTACCGAGCCGTTATGGGTATTCGATACGGAATCGAAAAAGGGTATCGCAAGCGCGCCCGTACCGTGGTTCGGGAGAGTCTACTTCGGCGCGGAGAACGGTGTAGTATACTGTATCGACGCGAAGAAGGGCAATAAGGTATGGGAATTCCTTACCGGGAAAAGTATCGGGGGGTCTCCCTACCTGAACGGCAGCCTTCTCGTGATCGGCAGTAAGGACAGATATGTCTATTGTCTCACTATCGATTACGGCGAGGTGCGATGGAAGTTTCACGCGTCGGGCGAGGTGATCGGTACGCCGTGCGGAAGGGAGGACGAGGTCTATATCAGCAGTACCGATGGGATGCTCTACTGCCTCGGTATGAACGACGGGGCGCTGAAGTGGAAAGCCAAGACGGACGGAGCTTACGACGGAGGCCCGGCGTTATCAGGAGATAATGTGGTCGTCGGTGATGTAAAAGGTAAGGTATACTGTTACGATAGAAAGAACGGTAAGCTGAAATGGACATACCAGGCCGGGCAGAGCATAGTCGCATCCCCGACGGCGGACGCGAATCATGTGCTGGTCGGCGGCCTCGATAACCGTTTGTACTGCCTTGAGGCGGATTCCGGCGGACTGGTCTGGATGCGCCAACTGGAAAGTATGGCGGTCACATCCCCGGCGCTGTCCGGCGGAAAGGTGTATGTTTACAGCGGGGGCAGACTCAGTTGTTATGACGCCTACGACGGGCATACGTATTGGGACGCTCTGACTTTCTATAATCCGAGTTCCGCGCCGGTGGTAGTAAAAGATACGGTATACCTGACCACCGGGTTCGAGATACTCGGGATACGCGGGGGCAAGCTCGCATGGAAATTCGAGTACCCGGGAAATAGTTTTTATTCGACGCCGGCGTATTACGAGGGGTATGTGTTCGCGGGAACAGCGGAGGGTAAGGTTTTCTGTGTGAAGGGATGGTAA
- a CDS encoding acetyl-CoA carboxylase carboxyltransferase subunit alpha codes for MSSYYLSFEKPIEEIEKSIAELRESHSSNKDVDFSIEVDELEKKREYLIKTIYENLTPWQVTQVARHPERPTFSDYQKLLFDDFIELHGDRLFRDDPAIVTGFARIGNEKFVIVGEDKGKDTKEKIRRNFGMPNPEGYRKAMRIMRLAEKFKKPILTLIDTAGAYPGIEGEERGQAEAIARNLFEMSGLKTPVISVVIGEGGSGGALAIAVADRVLMLQNSIYSVISPESCASILWRDAGLAERAAEALKMTAPNLIKLKIIEEIISEPMGGAHRDVAMTMKNVRTAVLKHLSELKRISAPKLIQKRYERFRKLGAFEIVK; via the coding sequence ATGTCTTCGTACTATCTCAGTTTCGAAAAGCCGATAGAGGAAATAGAAAAGAGTATTGCTGAACTGAGGGAATCTCATTCCAGCAATAAAGACGTAGATTTTTCAATCGAGGTCGATGAGCTTGAAAAGAAGCGGGAATACCTGATCAAGACAATCTATGAAAACCTTACCCCGTGGCAGGTAACCCAGGTCGCCCGTCATCCCGAGCGCCCTACTTTCTCCGATTACCAGAAGCTGCTATTTGACGATTTTATCGAGTTACACGGCGACCGTCTGTTCCGTGACGATCCCGCTATCGTAACGGGGTTCGCCCGAATCGGTAATGAGAAATTTGTCATAGTCGGCGAAGATAAAGGGAAAGACACTAAAGAAAAAATCCGCCGGAATTTCGGTATGCCCAATCCCGAAGGTTATCGTAAGGCGATGCGTATCATGCGACTCGCAGAGAAATTTAAAAAGCCCATCCTCACGCTGATCGATACCGCGGGGGCGTATCCCGGGATCGAGGGCGAGGAACGCGGGCAGGCAGAGGCTATCGCGCGCAATTTATTTGAAATGTCGGGGCTGAAAACTCCCGTGATATCGGTGGTAATCGGCGAAGGCGGAAGCGGCGGAGCGTTAGCTATCGCGGTCGCCGACCGTGTCCTCATGCTCCAGAACTCCATCTACTCCGTTATATCGCCCGAATCATGCGCATCCATTCTTTGGCGCGACGCGGGTCTCGCGGAACGCGCGGCGGAAGCGTTGAAAATGACCGCCCCCAACCTGATAAAACTTAAAATTATCGAGGAAATTATATCCGAACCGATGGGCGGCGCTCATCGAGATGTCGCTATGACCATGAAGAATGTGCGTACTGCTGTCCTGAAGCATCTTTCCGAACTAAAACGCATCTCCGCTCCTAAACTTATCCAGAAAAGATACGAACGCTTCAGAAAACTCGGCGCGTTCGAAATCGTAAAATAA
- a CDS encoding diphosphate--fructose-6-phosphate 1-phosphotransferase, which yields MANLQTLLTKMEEHHSLFEDEIRKLSVPVCKAFVKNGKIAPSSFKITDHVLGTKDVQKVNEHFKKCAGNSGNKVLEAVQGEGEHSGLRVAVLFSGGPAAGGHNVIVGIKKALGSKNTLLGTVAGPKGLLAGEFFEVTEDAVNGIINTGGFDFLGSDRTKIKTDEQFAKVKKVVKEHKLDGIIVVGGDDSNTNAAVLAELLYDDGVKVIGVPKTIDGDLQIGNILPISFGYDTATKIYSEMVGNILQDTPSSRKYWHFIKLMGRSASHVALEVALQTKPALALISEEIYEKKMSLDQIVSNIANTIALRAASGINHGVILIPEGLIEFIPEMKDMITELNEVIAKYHEDLDELQLPEKKDFVYKQLSADSAKLMASLPGAIETMLLLERDSHGNLPVSQIPTENLMIQMVEDKLHMMQRHADDRHHLGLDEAQEAKFLKFKLSTLNHFFGYEGRCGAPTLFDAAYCLNLGLLAGSLILDGYTCYIAAITDLDKGGKALALPLTGLLNIERRHGADEMVIEKALVKINSPAFQFYEERRTIWARSDHFSSPGPRQLWGPTAHQMPYTVALNQGYGSLIFNLGDPHSLT from the coding sequence ATGGCAAATCTGCAGACGCTCTTAACCAAAATGGAGGAACATCACTCATTATTCGAGGACGAGATCAGAAAACTCTCAGTCCCCGTATGTAAGGCTTTTGTTAAGAACGGTAAAATTGCGCCTTCTTCTTTTAAAATAACGGATCACGTGCTCGGCACCAAAGACGTCCAGAAAGTCAACGAGCATTTTAAGAAATGCGCCGGGAATTCCGGTAATAAAGTTCTTGAAGCGGTACAGGGCGAGGGAGAGCACTCCGGTCTGCGGGTCGCGGTACTGTTCTCCGGCGGGCCTGCCGCCGGCGGCCATAATGTCATAGTCGGTATCAAAAAGGCTCTCGGCTCGAAGAACACCCTGCTCGGCACTGTCGCCGGGCCGAAAGGTCTCCTCGCAGGAGAATTCTTCGAAGTGACTGAAGACGCGGTAAACGGTATCATCAATACCGGCGGCTTCGATTTCCTCGGTTCCGACCGCACGAAGATTAAAACCGACGAGCAGTTCGCCAAAGTTAAAAAAGTTGTAAAAGAACATAAATTGGATGGTATTATCGTAGTGGGCGGAGACGATTCGAACACCAACGCCGCAGTATTGGCCGAACTCCTGTATGACGATGGGGTCAAAGTGATCGGCGTACCCAAGACGATCGACGGCGACCTCCAGATCGGGAACATTCTCCCTATTTCGTTCGGGTACGACACCGCTACTAAAATATACTCCGAGATGGTCGGTAATATTTTGCAGGATACCCCTTCCTCGCGCAAATACTGGCATTTTATCAAGCTGATGGGGCGCTCGGCGAGCCATGTCGCGCTCGAGGTAGCGTTGCAGACCAAACCCGCGCTCGCGCTGATATCCGAAGAAATCTACGAAAAGAAGATGTCGCTCGACCAGATCGTTTCGAATATAGCGAATACAATCGCGCTTCGCGCCGCGTCTGGAATCAATCACGGGGTCATCCTGATCCCCGAGGGACTGATCGAGTTTATCCCCGAAATGAAGGATATGATTACCGAACTGAACGAGGTGATCGCGAAATACCATGAAGACCTCGATGAATTACAGCTTCCCGAAAAGAAGGACTTCGTATATAAGCAGCTCTCCGCCGATTCGGCCAAATTGATGGCGTCGCTGCCGGGAGCAATTGAAACCATGCTCCTTCTCGAACGTGACTCCCACGGCAATCTCCCGGTATCCCAGATACCCACCGAGAACCTGATGATCCAGATGGTCGAGGATAAGCTCCATATGATGCAGAGGCATGCGGACGACCGGCATCATCTCGGATTGGACGAGGCGCAGGAAGCGAAATTTTTAAAGTTCAAACTTTCGACCCTCAATCATTTTTTCGGTTATGAAGGACGCTGCGGCGCTCCTACGCTGTTCGACGCCGCGTACTGCCTGAATCTCGGCTTGCTCGCGGGTTCGCTTATTCTCGACGGGTATACCTGTTATATCGCGGCGATAACCGATCTCGACAAAGGCGGTAAGGCTCTCGCGCTCCCGTTAACGGGACTCCTCAATATAGAAAGACGTCACGGCGCGGATGAGATGGTGATCGAAAAAGCGCTGGTCAAAATCAACTCCCCGGCGTTCCAGTTCTACGAGGAGCGCAGGACGATCTGGGCGAGAAGCGACCATTTTTCGAGCCCCGGGCCGCGTCAGTTGTGGGGGCCGACAGCGCATCAGATGCCCTATACGGTCGCGCTGAACCAGGGTTACGGTTCGCTGATATTCAATCTCGGCGACCCGCATTCGTTAACATAA
- a CDS encoding CDP-alcohol phosphatidyltransferase family protein, whose protein sequence is MQPNFEKVLHGDQLDRFWTIPNMLSILRIILSVPIGILLWMNTPVHYLWAFIIVVIAYITDWLDGWIARATNSESRYGKMLDPIGDKLIAAVISLVLLINGLFPLYLFLTIVIRDLGITIGGLYAIKRKNLLANPNIVGKISTLLLGILLPFYTIKYSTITLQGVSWLNTAVDIVVIYGSYLACALLIVSAIMYGVAFFRNIIKSQDGGEK, encoded by the coding sequence ATGCAGCCGAATTTTGAGAAAGTCCTTCATGGCGACCAACTGGACCGTTTTTGGACTATCCCGAATATGTTATCTATCCTGCGAATTATATTATCCGTCCCTATCGGTATACTGCTTTGGATGAATACCCCTGTGCATTATCTATGGGCATTTATCATCGTGGTAATTGCATATATCACCGACTGGCTCGACGGCTGGATCGCGCGCGCCACCAATTCGGAGAGCCGTTACGGGAAAATGCTCGACCCCATCGGCGATAAACTGATCGCGGCTGTTATCTCGCTTGTTTTATTAATTAACGGGCTATTTCCGTTATACCTCTTCCTGACTATCGTTATCCGCGACCTTGGAATAACTATAGGCGGGTTGTACGCGATCAAGCGTAAGAACCTTTTAGCTAACCCGAATATTGTCGGAAAAATTTCCACTCTGCTTCTCGGGATACTTCTCCCCTTCTATACAATCAAGTACTCAACTATCACCCTGCAGGGAGTATCATGGTTAAATACCGCCGTCGATATCGTTGTGATATACGGTTCGTACCTGGCGTGCGCGCTGTTGATAGTATCCGCCATCATGTACGGCGTCGCATTTTTCCGTAATATCATTAAGTCGCAGGACGGGGGAGAAAAATGA
- a CDS encoding cofactor-independent phosphoglycerate mutase, whose amino-acid sequence MKYVVFLIDGMADYPIPELGGKTPLEYACTPNMDKLASNAVFGTFLTLPKGFSTSSDVANMSILGWDLSECLTGRGAVESYGAGIEMDDHTIAFRMNLITVKDGILLDYSAGHISEDEAKELIDYLKGHLESDKVGIRSGVSYRNLLYLYGDEFTADVDYEKPDSSHGQYWEEILPCANDPLGVKTGELLVELIYKSKELLENHPVNKKRIAEGKYPANLIWPWSGGSRPKMPSFYDLYGKTGAVVSAVDVILGLGRLGKMTAVKPEGATGWIDTNFENKANAGLDLLQTNDFVYVHVEAVDECGHLGDLKLKIKAIEDTDSRLIGTFLEGYKSRYTEDLRAAVLPDHPVPVSMRAHTRDKVPFMISGAEIDPDANINYYNEKTALGGKYIDLKGRELMDLLFREGKI is encoded by the coding sequence ATGAAATACGTAGTCTTTCTGATAGACGGGATGGCGGACTACCCGATACCCGAACTCGGCGGGAAAACCCCGCTCGAGTATGCCTGCACCCCGAATATGGACAAGCTCGCCTCAAATGCCGTGTTCGGCACGTTCCTCACTCTCCCGAAAGGATTCTCCACATCATCCGATGTGGCAAATATGTCCATACTGGGATGGGATTTGTCCGAATGCCTCACCGGGCGCGGCGCTGTCGAGAGTTACGGAGCCGGAATAGAGATGGACGATCATACTATCGCGTTCCGTATGAACCTGATTACGGTGAAGGACGGTATTCTGCTCGATTATTCCGCGGGGCATATCTCCGAGGATGAAGCGAAAGAATTGATCGATTACCTGAAAGGGCATCTTGAAAGCGATAAAGTCGGCATCCGTTCTGGGGTCAGTTACCGCAACCTGCTCTATCTCTATGGCGACGAATTTACCGCCGATGTGGACTATGAAAAACCCGATTCTTCCCACGGGCAGTACTGGGAGGAAATCCTCCCCTGCGCGAACGATCCTTTAGGTGTAAAGACCGGCGAACTGCTGGTAGAGTTAATCTATAAATCGAAGGAATTATTGGAAAACCACCCGGTCAATAAAAAGCGTATTGCCGAGGGGAAGTATCCCGCCAATCTGATTTGGCCATGGAGCGGAGGCAGCCGTCCCAAAATGCCGTCGTTCTACGACCTCTATGGAAAGACCGGGGCGGTCGTTTCGGCGGTCGACGTTATCCTCGGACTGGGGCGTTTAGGTAAAATGACCGCGGTTAAGCCCGAGGGCGCGACCGGATGGATTGATACCAATTTCGAGAATAAAGCTAATGCGGGATTGGACTTATTGCAAACCAACGATTTCGTGTACGTTCATGTCGAGGCTGTGGACGAGTGCGGACATCTGGGCGACCTGAAACTGAAGATTAAGGCGATCGAAGATACCGACAGCCGGCTGATCGGGACATTCTTGGAAGGATACAAGTCCCGCTATACCGAAGACCTCCGCGCCGCCGTTTTACCGGATCACCCCGTGCCGGTCAGCATGCGAGCCCATACCCGCGATAAAGTACCGTTTATGATCTCCGGCGCGGAAATCGATCCCGATGCAAACATTAATTACTACAACGAAAAAACCGCGCTCGGTGGGAAATATATCGATTTAAAGGGCCGCGAATTAATGGATTTATTGTTCCGGGAAGGAAAAATATAG
- a CDS encoding leucyl/phenylalanyl-tRNA--protein transferase translates to MPVYKLIDLPVFPAVEDAEPDGLLAIGGDLSIPRLIEAYSHGIFPWYSDDTPILWWSPDPRFVLFPDKLHVSKRMERILKKGVFDIRFDTAFRDVITGCSNAPREGQDGTWIVPDMIDAYTALHEAGYAHSAEAWQDGELVGGLYGVSLGACFFGESMFARRTDASKAAFITLARKLRDAGFPLIDSQLHTNHLESLGAEHIPRARYLEILDAHLGTPGLPGNWGDMLKRY, encoded by the coding sequence ATGCCGGTATATAAACTGATCGACCTCCCGGTATTTCCCGCAGTCGAGGACGCCGAGCCCGACGGGCTTCTTGCGATCGGCGGCGATTTGTCAATTCCGCGCCTGATCGAGGCGTACTCCCACGGTATCTTCCCGTGGTACTCCGACGACACGCCCATTCTCTGGTGGTCTCCCGATCCCCGTTTCGTACTGTTTCCCGATAAACTGCATGTATCCAAGCGGATGGAAAGAATCCTGAAAAAAGGGGTATTCGATATCCGGTTCGATACCGCGTTCCGGGATGTGATTACCGGATGCTCGAACGCGCCGCGCGAGGGGCAGGACGGGACATGGATAGTGCCGGATATGATCGACGCATATACCGCGTTGCATGAGGCGGGGTACGCGCATTCGGCGGAGGCATGGCAGGACGGCGAATTGGTAGGGGGGCTCTATGGGGTATCGCTCGGCGCCTGCTTCTTCGGCGAATCGATGTTTGCCCGGAGGACAGACGCCTCGAAGGCCGCATTCATCACCCTCGCTCGTAAGCTTCGCGACGCGGGATTCCCGTTGATCGACAGCCAGCTCCATACGAATCATCTGGAGAGTCTGGGAGCGGAACATATTCCCAGAGCGAGGTATCTGGAAATTCTCGACGCCCATCTTGGGACTCCGGGATTACCGGGAAACTGGGGCGATATGTTAAAGAGATATTAA
- the clpA gene encoding ATP-dependent Clp protease ATP-binding subunit ClpA: protein MEISTDLNMILLSAVSEANKRGHEYILPEHILYASLYNNKGAGILVNCGVDIDTLRKDLESFFDNPQIPHRTQGPPSESIGFRSVMNRAFLHSQTSSGEVVDIGDIFVSMYDEKNSFAVHFLEKQGVFRLDIMNFISHGISVLPSDSDESEDFSLKDMDDLENWDENSGESEQDDEAQTEQEKKSNKKKYLKLYTVELVEKARHGEIDTLIGRDDVIERTIQVLSRRYKNNPIFVGDPGVGKTAIAEGLARLIALNEVPKSLADAQIFSIDMGSLLAGTRFRGDFEERLKKVLNELKSIPNSIMFIDEIHTIVGAGAVQGGALDASHILKPILTAGKIKCIGTSTYEEYKKYFEQDRALSRRFQKIEITEPSPDETYEILKGITPYYETFHNVVYSDDAIRAAVDLSARYIQDLHLPDKAIDVIDEAGAYAKLAVAKPTAKKPRINIRDIEKIVAKMSKVPEKSISSGEAKQLKNLEAGLKNTVFGQDEAVHLVVDAIKRSRAGFREPNKPVASFLFVGPTGVGKTELARQLSMSLGVQLHRFDMSEYQEKHTIARLIGAPPGYIGFDQGGLLTDAIRRNPYSVLLLDEIEKAHSDIYNTLLQVMDYATLTDNQGRKANFQNVIIIMTSNAGAREIEKPSMGFTEKNTSSGAASIPKEVEKIFSPEFRNRLDCIVGFRRLPIEIVRRIVVKQIDEFRIQLEEKKIHLDMPGEGIDWLARKGCSDTFGAREISRLIQDKVKSIFIDEVLFGKLTKGGSAAAKIVNDDLVIEISKNK from the coding sequence ATGGAAATAAGTACCGATCTGAATATGATACTCCTCTCTGCCGTCAGTGAGGCGAATAAACGCGGACATGAATACATACTTCCCGAGCATATATTATACGCGTCACTCTATAATAACAAGGGTGCGGGCATACTGGTTAACTGCGGAGTAGATATCGATACACTGAGAAAAGACCTTGAGAGCTTTTTCGATAATCCCCAAATACCGCACCGTACGCAAGGCCCTCCTTCCGAATCCATCGGATTCAGGAGCGTGATGAACCGCGCATTTTTACATTCCCAGACATCTTCAGGCGAAGTGGTCGATATAGGCGATATTTTTGTGTCGATGTACGATGAGAAAAATTCGTTCGCGGTGCATTTCCTTGAAAAGCAGGGGGTATTCCGACTCGATATTATGAATTTTATTTCGCACGGTATTTCCGTTCTCCCGAGCGATTCCGACGAATCGGAAGATTTTTCCCTCAAGGATATGGATGATCTGGAGAACTGGGACGAGAATTCCGGTGAGAGCGAGCAGGATGACGAGGCTCAGACCGAGCAGGAAAAAAAGTCCAATAAGAAAAAATACCTGAAACTTTATACTGTCGAGCTGGTTGAGAAGGCAAGGCACGGTGAGATCGATACGCTAATCGGCAGGGACGATGTGATCGAGCGAACGATTCAGGTCCTGTCCCGGCGGTATAAAAATAATCCCATCTTCGTGGGAGACCCGGGTGTGGGAAAGACCGCGATAGCGGAGGGGCTTGCACGCCTTATCGCGTTGAACGAAGTCCCCAAGTCGCTTGCCGATGCGCAGATATTCTCCATTGATATGGGATCGCTTCTCGCGGGAACACGCTTCCGGGGAGATTTCGAGGAACGATTGAAAAAAGTACTGAACGAGCTGAAAAGTATCCCGAATTCCATCATGTTTATCGATGAGATACACACGATTGTCGGAGCCGGGGCGGTGCAGGGCGGCGCGTTGGATGCGTCCCATATTCTCAAACCGATACTGACCGCCGGTAAAATAAAATGCATCGGTACGTCGACCTATGAGGAGTATAAAAAGTACTTCGAGCAGGATAGGGCGCTGTCCCGGCGGTTCCAGAAAATCGAGATAACCGAACCGTCGCCCGACGAGACCTACGAGATTCTCAAGGGCATCACTCCCTATTATGAAACATTTCATAACGTGGTTTACAGCGACGACGCTATCCGGGCGGCGGTTGATTTATCCGCGCGTTATATACAGGACCTGCATCTTCCCGATAAGGCTATCGATGTAATCGACGAGGCGGGCGCTTACGCGAAGCTCGCGGTAGCAAAGCCTACCGCGAAAAAGCCCCGCATCAATATCCGCGATATAGAAAAAATAGTCGCTAAGATGTCGAAGGTTCCCGAGAAAAGTATCAGTTCCGGCGAGGCAAAGCAGTTAAAGAACCTCGAAGCGGGTCTGAAGAATACCGTATTCGGTCAGGACGAGGCCGTTCATCTCGTGGTGGATGCCATCAAACGGTCGCGCGCGGGATTTCGCGAACCCAATAAACCGGTCGCATCCTTCCTTTTCGTCGGCCCGACAGGAGTGGGAAAGACCGAACTTGCGCGGCAGTTGTCGATGAGCCTCGGAGTACAGCTGCACCGTTTCGATATGAGCGAGTATCAGGAAAAGCATACGATTGCGAGACTAATCGGAGCGCCTCCGGGATATATCGGGTTCGATCAGGGCGGCCTCTTAACCGACGCTATCCGCAGAAACCCTTATTCAGTCCTGCTGCTGGACGAGATTGAAAAGGCTCATTCCGATATTTACAATACCCTCCTGCAGGTGATGGACTACGCGACATTGACCGATAACCAGGGACGGAAGGCGAATTTCCAGAATGTTATCATCATAATGACCTCGAACGCCGGTGCGCGCGAGATAGAGAAACCGTCGATGGGTTTCACCGAGAAGAACACCTCTTCCGGTGCGGCGTCAATCCCTAAAGAAGTGGAGAAGATATTCTCGCCGGAGTTCCGTAATCGCCTCGATTGTATCGTCGGATTCCGAAGGCTCCCGATAGAAATCGTCCGCAGGATAGTCGTCAAGCAGATTGACGAATTCCGCATCCAGCTCGAGGAGAAAAAGATACATCTCGATATGCCCGGCGAGGGGATAGACTGGCTCGCGCGGAAGGGATGTTCGGATACGTTCGGCGCGCGCGAAATATCCCGTCTGATACAGGATAAAGTAAAAAGTATCTTTATCGACGAGGTATTATTCGGGAAGCTGACGAAGGGCGGGAGCGCCGCCGCGAAGATTGTCAACGACGACCTGGTTATCGAGATATCCAAGAATAAATAA
- a CDS encoding ATP-dependent Clp protease adaptor ClpS, giving the protein MPKENSKPGFSETTKTKNRRQEPPLFRVLMHNDHYTTMEFVVEVLSAVFRMPEQEATLIMLDIHKKGHGLCGVFTYDIAMTKISRVHELASENGFPLRCSCEPA; this is encoded by the coding sequence ATGCCTAAAGAAAACAGTAAACCCGGATTTTCCGAGACGACGAAGACCAAAAACAGGCGTCAAGAGCCTCCATTGTTTCGGGTATTGATGCATAACGATCACTATACGACGATGGAATTTGTCGTTGAAGTTTTATCGGCGGTTTTCCGGATGCCTGAACAAGAGGCCACATTGATTATGCTGGATATTCACAAGAAAGGGCATGGGTTATGCGGGGTTTTTACCTACGATATCGCGATGACAAAGATATCGCGGGTGCATGAACTCGCGAGTGAGAACGGTTTTCCCTTGAGATGTAGTTGTGAACCGGCCTAG
- a CDS encoding DUF2807 domain-containing protein, which produces MNITIGDVQKVEISIDDNLMDSITSKVHGEVLYIGNNNGIDCPQLVVNITMPVLKKIELSGDGNISVFDPVTNDQLTIILDGSGTIDFHGNPKSLIVSLSGSGIVSGDIRVDKGNFQISGSGSVMIKGSAKETTVGINAMGNFLGKDFCSDNAYVEIWGNGGCEIEVSEKLKSKIMGTGNIKVKGEPKFDNNIIGPGQIIQIK; this is translated from the coding sequence ATGAATATCACTATTGGGGATGTACAAAAGGTAGAAATATCAATCGATGACAATCTGATGGATTCGATTACCTCCAAGGTTCACGGCGAAGTGCTCTATATAGGGAATAATAACGGGATTGACTGTCCGCAGTTGGTTGTCAATATTACGATGCCTGTATTGAAAAAAATCGAACTCAGCGGAGACGGAAATATTTCGGTGTTCGACCCTGTTACCAACGATCAGTTAACCATTATTCTGGATGGCTCAGGTACGATTGATTTTCACGGGAACCCGAAAAGCCTGATCGTCAGTCTGTCTGGAAGCGGGATTGTAAGCGGGGATATTCGCGTGGATAAGGGGAATTTCCAGATATCGGGTTCCGGTTCGGTAATGATAAAGGGGAGTGCGAAAGAAACGACTGTCGGTATTAACGCTATGGGTAATTTTCTGGGAAAGGATTTTTGTTCGGATAACGCATATGTAGAAATATGGGGAAACGGCGGATGCGAGATTGAAGTCTCGGAAAAACTCAAATCGAAAATAATGGGCACGGGCAATATAAAAGTAAAAGGCGAACCTAAATTTGATAATAATATAATAGGCCCCGGTCAGATCATTCAAATAAAATAA